The DNA segment TTTCCAGGTCACTGCGGCTAAAGCCTTCATCCAGACCTATGGTCCAGCTAATATAATGGGCAAAGGGTTCGCCATCTTCTGAACTTCTGACCCGGACTACACGGTGGGCTTTGTCATCACCCTGCAAACCCAGCTCTACGCGAATATCACCGGGAGGCACTAACATCCCCACATCAAGCACTTTGATTTTGGTATCCCGGCCCATACTGGCCAGCTTCTGTAACATACCGGTTAAAGGCGCCTGTACCGGCTCCGGGTTGTAATGATGGGTAACATGGGTGCCTTTACCACGACGGCGCTCAACCAACTCTTCAGCGGCCAATTCATCCATTGCCCGCTTAGCGGTAATTCGGGAAACATTAAAAGCCTCAGCCAACTGCTGCTCAGTAGGCATTTGCGTACCATGGGCAATCGAACCGTCCAAAATACGGTTTTTTAGCAAGGTATACATTTGATAATAAAGAGGCGTTGGTGCCTCTCCCCTTAAGGAGCCCAATTCCAGCTGGGTAAATAGTTTATCAATCACCAAGTCCATGCTTTTACCTTCCGACTTAAACGCTTATTAAAGTTCTTCAAGGCCACAACTACCTCTGTGGAGATATCCCCCGCAGAGCCCCATGAGTAGCGGCCAATTGCCATATAAAATATAATGTTAGTACTTTAAGACTATTGGCACATAAGTTCCAGTAATGAAAGTAGTTTTTTCTAACACATTCACTCTATAAGACACTCGAGAAGCCAATAACCCCACCTCCGCGATAAAAGTAAAAACTATGAATCCAACCCTGCCCAACCCTCTGTTTCGCCTGATTGTAAGCTTCCTGCTGGTAATGCCCTTGCTCAGCGCCTGCGGGCAACAACAGGCACCGGCCAATGAAG comes from the Oceanicoccus sagamiensis genome and includes:
- a CDS encoding GntR family transcriptional regulator, whose translation is MDLVIDKLFTQLELGSLRGEAPTPLYYQMYTLLKNRILDGSIAHGTQMPTEQQLAEAFNVSRITAKRAMDELAAEELVERRRGKGTHVTHHYNPEPVQAPLTGMLQKLASMGRDTKIKVLDVGMLVPPGDIRVELGLQGDDKAHRVVRVRSSEDGEPFAHYISWTIGLDEGFSRSDLETRVRYDIMKENGNEVTRIDQNLTAVSAQEFVANELDMKVGEPVLSLTRRSFTEDGRLVDILYCHYNPKRFQYRMSMDMDDYRG